The Corynebacterium minutissimum genome includes the window TGGCGCCCGGGTAAAAGGCCATAGTGACATTGTCCAAAATGACTTTGTCACCGATGGCCTTGCGCACGTTTTTCATCGTGTAGATGAACTCGCCCATGTTTCACCCTTTGCTTCTGTCAGGAATGGTAAATAACAGTACAAAGACTACATCACATGGGCGCTGACGGTGCCCCGGCCTGGTTAGACCATGACCTCCTCCGGCTCTGAAATCTCTTCCGCGGAGCTCTGCGCCTGTTGGCGGTCAGCGGCCGTGTCCTGCGGGGTATCTTCGGTGGCCCGTAGCGCCTCAGGCATGGGGTCCGTCGGTTCCGACGACGATGCCGCGCTGTCCGACGCCGTATGGTCCACGTCCGGCACCGGCGGGTTCTCCCCCAACCACAACTGCTCCGCGCCGTCTTCTCCATAAGGGGTGCCGATCTTTACCGATGTAATAATGAAACGGTTAAGGTCTAAGCCCACATGGCCGGCCTTAATGTACGTCTTGGAACGATTGCCACCCTGCGGGTCCTTCCATTGGTCGGTGACGATAGAGCCCATGACAAAGATGGGCATACCTTTGCTCAGTGACTTCTTGACGTTGATGGCACACTGGCCCCAGACTTCGGCATCGATAAAGTTGAGGTCGAGCTCGCGCCAGATGGTCTTGCCCTCC containing:
- a CDS encoding single-stranded DNA-binding protein gives rise to the protein MSQYPISLTGRLTSDPHLTKISETMYKTRFRIASSRSVPETTEEGKTIWRELDLNFIDAEVWGQCAINVKKSLSKGMPIFVMGSIVTDQWKDPQGGNRSKTYIKAGHVGLDLNRFIITSVKIGTPYGEDGAEQLWLGENPPVPDVDHTASDSAASSSEPTDPMPEALRATEDTPQDTAADRQQAQSSAEEISEPEEVMV